In the genome of Xanthomonas hortorum pv. pelargonii, the window CGACGGTGGCGAGCTTGGCCTGGGCGCCGAAATCGGCATCTCCACCACGCGTCTGCATTCCTACGGCCCGATGGGGCTGGAAGCGCTGACCGTGGAGCGCTTTGTAGTGCGTGGCGAAGGCCAGGTGCGGCACTGATCGGCAACGGCGCAACCAAACGCCAGTCAGCTGCTGCCGAAAGCCGCAAGCCGGTATCGCGCACCGCGCGCCTGATCGCGCGCAATCCTGTCGCCATTTGCACCAGGCAACCCCGCAACCACGACCTTTGACACTCCCCCGGCAGGCCGCCGGCTGCCTACAGTCGACGACTGCCCCCGCACTTCCGGAGTCGTCGATGCGCCGTTTTGCCGCCTGCCTGCTTGCCACCGCCATTGTTGCCGCCACCGGTAGCGCGCTGGCGCAAACCTCGCCGATGACGCCGGATATCACCGGCAAGCCGTTCCTGGCAGGCGACGCCGCCAACGACTACGTCAAGCGCGAGGTGATGATCCCGATGCGCGACGGGGTCAAGCTGCATACGGTGATCGTGCTGCCCAAGGGCGCGCGCAACGCGCCGATCGTGCTCACGCGCACGCCGTACGACGCCAGCGGCCGCACCGAGCGTCTGGCCTCGCCGCATATGAAGGACCTGTTGTCTGCGGGCGATGACGTGTTCGTGGAAGGCGGCTATATCCGCGTGTTCCAGGATGTGCGCGGCAAGTACGGCTCGGAAGGCGAGTACGTGATGACCCGGCCGTTGCGTGGCGCGCTCAATCCCAGCGAGGTCGACCATGCCACCGATGCCTGGGACACCATCGATTGGCTGGTGAAAAACCTCAAGGAGTCCAACGGCAAGGTCGGCATGATCGGCTCGTCCTACGAAGGTTTCACCGTGGTGATGGCGCTGACCAATCCGCATCCCGCATTGAAGGTGGCCGCGCCGGAGAGCCCGATGATCGATGGCTGGATGGGCGACGACTGGTTCAATTACGGTGCGTTCCGCCAGGTCAATTTCGATTACTTCACCGGCCAGCTCAGCAAGCGCGGCAAGGGCGCCGGCGTCCCGCGTCAGGGGCACGACGATTACAGCAATTTTCTGCAGGCCGGCTCGGCTGGCGACTTCGCCAAGGCCGCCGGCCTGGAGCAGCTGCCGTGGTGGCACAAGCTCACCGAACACGCGGCTTACGACAACTTCTGGCAGGAGCAGGCGCTGGACAAGGTGATGGCACGCACGCCGTTGAAAGTGCCGACCATGTGGTTGCAGGGCCTCTGGGACCAGGAAGACATGTGGGGCGCCATCCACAGTTACGCGGCGATGGAGCCGCGCGACAAGCGCAATACGCTCAACTATCTGGTGATGGGGCCGTGGCGGCACAGCCAGGTCAATAGCGACGCCAGTTCACTGGGTGCACTGAATTTCGACGGCGATACCGCGCGCCAGTTCCGTCGCGATGTGCTGCGCCCGTTCTTCGATCAATACCTGGTCGATGGCGCCCCCAAGGCAAGCACGCCGCCGGTGTTTATCTACAACACCGGCGAAAACCATTGGGACCGTCTGCAGGCCTGGCCGCGCAGTTGCGCCAAGGGTTGTGCCTCGACCAGCAAGCCGCTGTATCTGCAGGCCGGCGGCAAGCTGTCGTTCCAGCAGCCGGCGGCGGGGCAGGTGGGCTTTGAGGAATACGTTTCCGACCCGGCCAAGCCGGTGCCGTTCGTGCCGCGCCCGGTGGATTTTGCCGATCGCAGCATGTGGACTACCTGGCTGGTGCAGGACCAGCGCTTCGTCGATGGCCGCCCGGATGTGCTGACCTTCGTCACCGAACCGCTGACAGAACCCTTGCAGATCGCCGGCGCACCGGAAGTGCATCTGCAGGCCTCCACCAGCGGCAGCGACAGCGATTGGGTGGTGAAGCTGATCGACGTGTATCCGGACGAGATGGCCTCCACTCCCAAGATGGGCGGCTACGAGCTCCCCGTCTCGCTGGCGATCTTCCGCGGCCGCTACCGCGAGAGTTTCAGCGCGCCCAAGCCGCTTGCGTCCAATCAGCCGCTGGCGTTTCAGTTCGGCCTGCCGACGGCCAACCACACCTTCCAGCCCGGGCACCGGGTGATGGTGCAGGTGCAGTCCAGCCTGTTTCCGCTGTACGACCGCAACCCGCAGACCTATGTGCCGAATATCTTCTTCGCCAAGCCGGGCGATTATCAAAAAGCCACGCAGCGGGTGTACGTGAGCCCGGAGCAGCCGAGCTACATCAGTCTGCCGGTACGTTGAGCACACGGGCGCCGCGCGCAGGCGGCGCCCACACGTCTTCCAGCAGCTGCGGGCGGCAGGCCACCCAGGCGGCGGCCAGCTGCACCAGCAGGCAGATGACCAGGAACACGAACGGCGACGTCCAGCCGCCGTGGTGCGCGTGCAACCAGCCGAACAGGAACGGCCCCAGGCAGCTCACCGCATAGCCCATGCCTTGCGAGAATCCGGACAACGCTGCCGACCCGGCAGCGGTGCGGCAGCGCTGATTGACCAGCACCAGCGCCAGCGGAAACGTGCTCGGGCCCAAACCCAGCAAGGTCACCCAGAGAATCGGCGCGGCCAGCGGTGCCCACCACAGCCCGGCGAACGCGACCAGATGGCAGGCCGCGCACAGCAGCACGATCGGGAAGGGATTACGCATGCGCACCGCCAGCGCCGGCATGGTCAACGCACCGACCATGCCCAGTGCCGCGAACAACGCGACCATGGTGCCGCCGAACGCGGGCGAGGCGCCGGCTTCGCGCAGCAGTGTCGGCAACCAGGTGAACATCGAATAGGTGATCAGCGAGGTCATGCCGAAGGTCAGCGCCATACTCCAGCCCAAGGCTGTGCGTGCGACGCGGCCTTCTGCCTCGGGTGTCGGCGTGATCGGTGCAGGCCCGGTGGCGCGCAGGCGGCGATGGTTGGCGTACACCAACGCCCAGGCCGCAAACGCCAGCAATGCCGGCAATACCCACACCACCATCGAGCTGCGCCAGCCCAGCGCATCGGCGACCGGTACCGCCAGCAGCGCGGGGAGCAACGTGCCGACCTGCAACACGGTGATGTACAGCGTGCTGACACCGCCCACGCGATCGCCGAAATAGCGCTTGACCAGCGGCGGCAACACCACATTGCCCATGCCCATGCCGGCGAGCGCCACCAGCGATCCGACCAGCAGCCCGGCGGTGTCCGGCAGCAGCGGACGCAACACCAATCCGAGTGTCGCCAATGCCATCGACAACAGCGCAATGCGCAGCAGGCCGAAGCGGCGCAGCAACGCAGGCGTGGCGACCCCGGTGAGTGCGAACGCAGCGGTCGGCAACATGCCGATCGCACCCATGGTGGGCGCGCCGAATGCGTACTCATCTGCGATGCGTTCCAGCAACGGGGTCAATGAGGTGACCGCCGTACGCAAGTTGAATGCGGACAACAAAATGGCGGCCAGCACCAACCCGCGGCCACGCAGCTGGGCGGACGAGGAAGCACCGGCAATGACAACAGACATGACAGACCATCCGCACTGCGCACATCGCTGCGCCAGCGCCTGAAAACACAAAACCGGCACGAGGCCGGTTTTGTGTTTTGAAACTGGTCGGGGAGACAGGATTCGAACCTGCGACCTCTACGTCCCGAACGTAGCGCTCTACCAGACTGAGCTACACCCCGAAGGAGCCGCGTATGTTACATACGGATTGCCGAATCGGCAAGCATCTGCGAGATTTATTTTACTGACGCGGCTGACCACGCTCGGATTCGCGTGCTTCGAACCACATGCCGTTGAGCACCGCAGCCAACGCAGCCAGGCCGGTGCCGAGGATCCATGCGAAATACCACATCGGTGTTCTCCTAAGAATCGTTGAAGCGGTGAGATGTTGAGGCGGAGCTTTGAATGCGACGCACGCTGGCACCGCAGTCGCAGTAGGGCGCTCAATACGCGTTGGGATTGGCCGACAGTTCATCGGCGGTGACCTTGCCCTTGAGCACGCGGTAGACCCAGCTTGTGTAGGCCAGCACGATCGGCATGAACACCGCCGTCGCCAGCAACATGATCCACAGCGTCAGACGGCTGCTGGACGCATCCCACAGCGTCAAGCTCATGCGCGGTGCAGTGGAGGAGGGCAGCAGGAACGGAAACAGCGCAAAGCCGATAGTGAGAATGATGCCGACGATGGCGCAACCCGAAGCGATGAGCGCCAGGCCGCCACGCCGCACACGCAACAGCAGCGCATTCATCGCAAACCCGACCAGGCCGACCAGCGGTGCCATCAAGGTGGCCGGCATGCTGCTGTAGTTCTGCAGCCAGCCACCGGCAGCGGTGAGCGCGGCGGTCTTTGCCAGCGGGTTGGTCGGCGCATCGGTGGCCAGCAACGAGGTCACCGCATAGCCCGGTAGACCGAATGCCACCCATGCGCCGCCTGCAGCAAACAGCGCCACCGCACACAACGCGGCGATGCTGCCGAAGCGCGCCGCGCGATCGGCCACTGGCCCATCGGTCTTGAGCACCAGCATCGCCGCCCCGTGCGCCATCAGCATCGCCACGCTGAGCAAACCGGCGAGCAGTGCGAATGGCGTCAGCAAGCCGAACAGATTGCCGGTGTAGAAGATGCGCATGCTGTCGTCGAAATGGAACGGCACCCCGAGCAGCACGTTGCCGACCGCCACGCCCATGATCAGCGCCGGAATGCAGCCGCCGATAAACAACGCCCAGTCCCAGGTGGTGCGCCAACGCTGATCCACCAGCTTGCCGCGGAACTTGAAACCGACCGGACGCAGGATCAGCGCGAACAGGATCAGGAACATCGCCAGATAGAATCCGGAAAAACTCACCGCATACAGCGGCGGGAATGCGGCAAAGATCGCGCCACCGCCCAGGATCAGCCACACCTGGTTGCCTTCCCAGACCGGGCCGATGGTGTTGATCACCAGGCGGCGTTCGGCATCGTTACGGGCAACCAGCGGCAGCAACGTGCTGACCCCCAGATCGAAGCCGCCCATCACCGCGTAACCGGACAGCAAGACGCCCAGCAGCAGCCACCAGATCACGCGCAGTGTGGTGTAGTCGAGCAAGATGAAATCCATGGTGTTTCTCCTGGCTTACGGTGCGCCGCCGGCCAACGCACCGGTGCTCAATGGGGCGCTGGGTGAGGAAGCGTGGGGCGATGTGGTGTTCGGCGAGGTGCCCTGATACGCCGGCGGAAACAGCGCATCCGGGCCCTTGCGGATGGTCTTCAGCGACAGCTTGATCGCGATGACCAGCAGCGTGGTGTACAGCGCGGTGAAGCCGACCAGGGTCAACACGATTTCGTACAGATCCAGGCCAGAGGCGGCGTAGAAGGTCGGCAGCAGGCCTTCCACCGCCCACGGCTGGCGGCCGTATTCGGCCACGAACCAACCGCACTCGATCGCAATCCACGGCAGCGGCAAGGTCCACAGCGCCAGCGTCAGGAACCAGCGCTTGTCCTGGAAGTTGTGCTTGCAGGCAAACCAGAACGCGACGGCGAAGAACACGATCAGGTAGATGCCGATGGCGGCCATGATGCGGAAGGTCCAGAACAGCGGCAGCACGCGCGGTACGGTGTCCATGGCGGCCTGGGCGATCTGCTCCGGCGTGGCATTGCCGATATCGTCGCGATAACGCTTGAGCAGCAGGCCGTGGCCCAGATCCTGCCAATGCGCGTCGAACACCTTGCGCGCTTCGGCATCGTCCTTGTTGGCGCGCACGCGCTCCAATGCACCATAGGCGATCTGGCCGCCACGGATGCGGTGCTCGGCGCGTCCGACCAGCTCCAGAATGCCGGGGATCGGCTCATCCAGCGAACGGGTGGCAATCAAGCCCATCAGATACGGGATCTTGATCGCGTAGTCGTTGCGATGGGTCTGCTGATTGGGAATGCCGAACGCGGTGAAGTCGGCCGGCGCGGCTTCGGTTTCCCACATCGCCTCGATCGCTGCCAATTTCATTTTCTGATGTTCGTTGGCGGCATAGCCGCTCTCATCGCCGAGTACCACCACCGACAGCGACGACAACAGGCCGAACGCGGCAGCCACCGCAAACGAGCGTCGCGCCATCTCTACGTGCTTGCCGCGCAGCAGATAGAACGCGCTGATCGACATCACGAACACCGCACCGAGCACGTAGCCCGCGCTGACGGTATGCACGAACTTGGCCTGCGCCACCGGGTTGAACAGCACCGCCATGAAATCGACCACTTCCATGCGCATGGTGTCCGGGTTGAACACCGCGCCGGCCGGGTTCTGCATCCAGCCGTTGGCTATCAGGATCCACAGTGCCGAGAAGTTGCTGCCCAGCGCCACCAGCCAGGTGGTGACCAGATGCTGCACCTTGCTCAGGCGGTTCCAGCCGAGGAAGAACAGGCCCAGGAAGGTCGCTTCCAGAAAGAACGCCATCAGGCCTTCGATCGCCAGCGGCGCGCCGAAGATGTCGCCGACGTAATGGCTGTAGTACGACCAGTTCATGCCGAACTCGAACTCCATCACGATGCCGGTGCCCACGCCCATGGCGAAGTTGATGCCGAACAGCACGCCCCAGAACATGGTCATGCGCCGCCAGATCTGCTTGCCGGTCATCACATAGACGCTCTCCATGATGCCGAGCAGGAACGACAGGCCCATGGTCAGCGGCGGAAAGATGAAGTGGTACATCGCGGTGACTGCGAACTGCAGCCGCGACAGTTCAACAACTGTCGAGTCGATCATGGCGGGGTGGCCTGGTTGGGTATCGATGAAGGAATGCAACGGATCATCTGCGCTTGCCGCGACACGCGCGTTGATCCAAATCAATGCCGCTGCGCTTGGGTGCGGCACAATGCGCAGCCCGTAGCGGGAAGTGGCGACTTACAATCGCTTGCAGTGCGATGTCTTCTAGGGAGCGATGTGAGCCAGCCCAGCGTGCGAGCCAGCGAAACGCCAGCCCAGCGCCGTCAACGCGGCCAATGGCTGGATGCACTTGCCGCACCGGCCGCGCGTGCCAAGCGGCTGGCGGGTATGGCGGTGGCGTTGTCGGGCGTGCTGCTACTGGCGCAGGCGGCGGCGATCGCCTGGTTGCTGCAGGCGGTGCTGGTGCAGCATCTGTCACTGCTGCACTTACGCGATGTGGGTGTGGGGTTGTTGGCTGTGCTGCTGGGGCGTGCGCTGCTCAATGCCTGGGCGCAGTCGCTGACCGGCGAGGTAGCCGATGTGGCCAAGCGCGAACTGCGGGCACGCATCGCACGCCGGTTGGTGCAGCACGGCCCGGTGTGGTTGCGCCGCCAACGCAGCGGCGAACTGGGCGAATTGAGCCTGGCGCATACCGATGCGCTGGAAGGCTATTTCGTCGGCTACCAGCTCGCACGCACCGAGATGATGCTGGTGCCGCCGCTGATTTTGATCGCGGTGTTTTCGGTCGACTGGGTGGTGGGCCTGGTGTTGCTGCTGACCGCGCCGCTGATTCCGTTCTTCATGATGCTGGTGGGTTGGGGCGCCGAAGCGGCGGGGCGCGAGCAACTTGGCGAGCTGGCGCGGATGGGCGGGCACTTTGCCGATCGCCTCAAGGGCCTGGGCCTGCTGCGTGTGTACGGGCGCGGCGAAGCCGAGTTGAGCGGCATTGCCGCTGCGGCCGAAGGCGTGCGCGAGCGCTCGCTCAAGGTGCTGCGCATCGCGTTCCTGTCGTCCACGGTGCTGGAATTCTTCGCCTCGGTGAGCGTGGCGATCGTGGCGCTGTATTTCGGCCTGAGTTATCTGGGCATGCTCGATCTGCACGGCTTGCCGACGCTGGGCGCGGGCATGTTCTGCCTGCTGCTGGCACCGGAATTCTTTGCGCCGCTGCGGCGGCTGGCCGCGCATTACCACGACCGTGCCAATGCCCTGGCGGCGGTGGCCGAAGCCGAGCGCTTGCTGGAAGGCTTCGAGCCGCCCGCAAGCACGCAAGCAGCCACGGTGCCGCCGCGTGCATTGGAACCGGCGCAGGCACATGCGCCCCTGTTGCAGGCGCGTGGAGTGGCATTGCGTCCACCGGGCGCGCCACACGTGGTGGTGGAGGATTTTTCGCTGATCTTGCAGCCCGGGCAGCGCGTGGCCGTGATCGGTGCAAGCGGCAGCGGCAAGAGCACGTTGCTTGAAGGGCTGGCCGGCTGGCTTGCACCCGAGGCGGGCAGCATTGTGCTGCGTCCGGGTGCACGCATCGGCTATGCCACGCAGCGGCCGTATCTGTTTCACGGCAGCATCGCCGACAACCTGCGCCTGGCCGATCCACAGGCCAGCGATGCGCGGCTGCATGCAGTGGCCGATGCTGCGCAAGTGATGCGCTTTGCCGCGCAGTTGCCGGCCGGCCTGGACACGGTGATCGGCGAGCGCGGCTTCGGGCTCTCCGGTGGCGAGGCGCGTCGTGTGGCGCTGGCGCGGCTGTTGCTGCGCGAGCCGGACCTGTTGCTGCTGGACGAGCCCACCGCGTTTCTCGACCCCGACACCGAAGCGGAATTGCTGCGCACGCTGGGAGTGTTCGCACGCGGCCGCGCGGTGATCCTGGCCACGCACAGCGCTGCGGTGATGCGCTGGGCCGATACGGTGATCGATCTGCGCGGCGTCACCGTCGCAGCGGAGCTGCCATGAACAGCACGCCCCCGATCGCCTGCGCGATGTATTCCGCCGGCATGCCTGGCGCCTGCTGCTGTCCGCGCTGTTGGTGCTGGTCACCATGCTGGCGGGCGTGGGCTTGCTCGGCCTGTCCGGCAGCTTTCTGACCGCCGCGGCATTGGCGGGTGTTGCAGGCATGGGCACGGGTTTCAATTTCTTCTCGCCCTCGGCCGGCATTCGCGCGCTGACCTTTGCGCGCATCGTTTCGCGTTATGGCGAAAAATTGATCGGCCACGACGCCACGCTGCGCATCGCGCGGGACCTGCGCGTGTGGTTCTTCCGCCGTGCGTTGCCGCTTGCGCCAGGCCGGTTGTCGGCCACGCGCACCGGCGATCTGCTGGCGCGCCTGATGTCCGATATCGGCGAAGTCGATGGCCTGAGCGTGCGTGCACTGGCGCCGTTGACCGCGTTGCTGGGCATCTGGCTTGCCGGTGTGATGGCTTCGGCGCTGATCTATCCACCCGCCGCGCTGTTGCTGATGGTGCTCGGCGTGGTCATCGGTGGCGTGGTGCCGTGGCAGGTGGCACGCGGCGGCGCGCAGCGCGAACAGCTGCGCGCGCAGCAACGCACCGCATTGCGGACGCAGGCCTTCGAAGGGCTGGAAGGTGCAGCCGATCTCACCGCAGTCGATGCGCAAGGTGCCTGGCTGCATCAGGTCGATGCAGCGGCGGCGGCCGTTGTCGATGGCGACCGCATTCAACGCCGGCGCTTGATCGGCGGCAATCTGCTGCACGCCGTCTGTGGCGGCATCGGCTTGGCCGGCATGTTGTGGCTTGGGTTGAGTGCGACTGAGCGCGGATTGATTGCGGCAGAAATGGCGTCCGGCTTGGTATTCCTGACGATGGCGTTGCTGGAAGTGTGGGCCGGCGCCGGCCTCGCCTTGCAGGCACTGCAGAGCGCACGCGTTGCGGTCAAACGCCTGCAGTCCATCGTCGATCAGGCGCCGTCGGTCGTCGATCCGCCGCACGCCACGGATGCGCCACGCAGCGGCACGCTGCAGCTGCATCAGGTCAGCTTTGCGTGGCCGGGCAGCGTGCGTCCGGTGCTGCAGGCGCTCGATCTGACGCTGGCGCCTGGCGAACGCATCGCCATCAGCGGCGACAGCGGTAGCGGCAAGAGCACCTTGTCCGCGTTGCTGCTGCGCTTGTGGGACCCGCAGGCCGGGCAGGTAACGTACGCCGATATCGACCTGTGCCAATTCGCACAGACGCAATGGCATCGACGCATCGCCTGGCTGCCGCAGAACGCCCCGGTTTTTGCCGGCACGCTGCGCGAAAATCTGCTGATTGGCGATGCCAGCGCCAGCGATGCCGCGATGTGGACTGTGCTGGATCAGGTGCGGCTGGGCGAGTGGGCCACTGCACAAAACGGCCTGGACACCTGGGTCGGCGAAAACGGCGCCACGCTTTCTGCCGGACAGGCGCGCCGGCTCGCGCTCGCACGTGCATTGCTGCGCGACGCACCGATCCTGTTGCTGGACGAACCCACCGACGGCCTGGACGTAGACACCGCACACGCGTTGTTGCTGGATCTATCCACCGCACTCGGCGAGCGCAGCCTGGTGATGATCACCCACGACAGCGTGCCGGCCGGCGTGGTGCAGCGGCGGTATCGCATGCGCGCGGGTGTGTTGGAGCCGTTGCTCTGAGGCGTTTCTTCCACTGCGCCAGCAGCGAATAGGTGGTGACCCGTGCTATGTCGTGCGGGTGAGGTGTCGTGCGGGTGAGGCGTTGCAGGTCTTGGCATCGATTTCTTGCACGCACCGGCATCGCACGCGCGTCGCTCAATTAAGCAACGCGTGTAACGCAGCCATCAGCGCAGGTTGGCGCAATGCCAGAAACAACATGGCGACGTTCACCACGACGATGATCCAGAACCGCAGCTGGAAGGCCGTCTTGCTGGATTTATGACGGAACAGCGCCTGCGCCAACAAGGCGCCTGGCCATCCGCCGAGCAGCGCGATGATGTGCAAGGTCGCTTCCGGTGTTCGTCGCCGGCCGCGCTGTGCTGCGGTCTTGTCGCGCCGGTAAAGGATCATCGCCAGCACGCTCGCCACCGCGTACCACAGCGCCAGCAGCGCTGGTAATCGACCTGTAGCCACCATCGCGGCCATGCCGATCAGAAACAGCATGGCCAGCGTCTTGCGCGGCAGGCCACCACGCTGCGGCAGGTCACGACGCCGTTGCACGGTTCTGGAAATCAGCAAGCGTCCAGAAAGTTGCGCACGGCCGGACCGAAGCGCGCGAAATCGACTAGAAAGGCATCGTGGCCCTGTGGCGAATCCAGCCCGAGGAACTGGGCATCGGCACCGCCGGCGCGCAGGCCTTCGGCGATCTGTTCCTGTTGCTGCACGGGAAACAGGATGTCGGTATTGGCACCGATCGCCAGCGCGCGCGCGATGCGGATCTGCGCCAGGCCGGCCAGCACCGTGGCGTCGGTTGAGACGCCTGTGTCTGGCTTGGCGGCGAGGTGTGCGCTGTCGACCTGCATGCCATCGACACGCGCGTCAACGGCCGGCTTGTCGTCTACGTACTCGGCCAGATCGAACCAGTCCATCGAGCGACTCAGATACAGATAGCAATTAGGATCGAAAAAGCGCACGAAGCGGCGTGCGTGACCTTCCAGATAACTTTCGACCTGGAATTCCAGGCCGAACGGGTCGTCAGCAGCCTGTTCGGAATCCAGCCGTACGCGGCCGAAGCGGCCGTCCCATTCCAGCGCGGAGCGGTAGGTGATCACGCCGAGTTTGCGCGCCATACGCATGCCCGATTCGGGATAACGGGTGTCGTCGTAGTGGCCGCCGTTCCAGTGCGGATCCAGGCGGATGGCTTCGCGCTGCAACGAGCGGATCGCGATCGAGAACGGCAACGCCTGCGCGCTGCCGGAGATATTGATGTGGCTGCGCGCGATGCCTTGGTGCCGCAGCAACAATGCCAACGCGGTCATGCCACCCATCGAGTTGCCGATCAGGCAGGCCAGTTGTTCGATGCCTAACGCGCGCACGACATCGGCGGCGGCATCGGCCACGTCTTCGATCGACAATTCCGGGAAGCTCAGGCGATACAGCGCGCCGGTGGCGGGGTCGATCGAGGCCGGGCCGGTCGAGCCCTTGCAACTGCCCAGGGAATTGACGCACACCACGAACCAGCGCTCGGTATCGATCGGCTTGCCTGGCCCGAGCATCGCTTCCCACCAACCCGGCTCGGGATTGGCTTGATTTGCCGCAGCATGCGCGTTGGGCGACAACCCGGTGACGATCAACACCGCATTGCTGCGATCGGCGGCCAGCGTGCCCCAGGTTTCGTAGGCGA includes:
- a CDS encoding CocE/NonD family hydrolase; translated protein: MRRFAACLLATAIVAATGSALAQTSPMTPDITGKPFLAGDAANDYVKREVMIPMRDGVKLHTVIVLPKGARNAPIVLTRTPYDASGRTERLASPHMKDLLSAGDDVFVEGGYIRVFQDVRGKYGSEGEYVMTRPLRGALNPSEVDHATDAWDTIDWLVKNLKESNGKVGMIGSSYEGFTVVMALTNPHPALKVAAPESPMIDGWMGDDWFNYGAFRQVNFDYFTGQLSKRGKGAGVPRQGHDDYSNFLQAGSAGDFAKAAGLEQLPWWHKLTEHAAYDNFWQEQALDKVMARTPLKVPTMWLQGLWDQEDMWGAIHSYAAMEPRDKRNTLNYLVMGPWRHSQVNSDASSLGALNFDGDTARQFRRDVLRPFFDQYLVDGAPKASTPPVFIYNTGENHWDRLQAWPRSCAKGCASTSKPLYLQAGGKLSFQQPAAGQVGFEEYVSDPAKPVPFVPRPVDFADRSMWTTWLVQDQRFVDGRPDVLTFVTEPLTEPLQIAGAPEVHLQASTSGSDSDWVVKLIDVYPDEMASTPKMGGYELPVSLAIFRGRYRESFSAPKPLASNQPLAFQFGLPTANHTFQPGHRVMVQVQSSLFPLYDRNPQTYVPNIFFAKPGDYQKATQRVYVSPEQPSYISLPVR
- a CDS encoding CynX/NimT family MFS transporter gives rise to the protein MRGRGLVLAAILLSAFNLRTAVTSLTPLLERIADEYAFGAPTMGAIGMLPTAAFALTGVATPALLRRFGLLRIALLSMALATLGLVLRPLLPDTAGLLVGSLVALAGMGMGNVVLPPLVKRYFGDRVGGVSTLYITVLQVGTLLPALLAVPVADALGWRSSMVVWVLPALLAFAAWALVYANHRRLRATGPAPITPTPEAEGRVARTALGWSMALTFGMTSLITYSMFTWLPTLLREAGASPAFGGTMVALFAALGMVGALTMPALAVRMRNPFPIVLLCAACHLVAFAGLWWAPLAAPILWVTLLGLGPSTFPLALVLVNQRCRTAAGSAALSGFSQGMGYAVSCLGPFLFGWLHAHHGGWTSPFVFLVICLLVQLAAAWVACRPQLLEDVWAPPARGARVLNVPAD
- the cydX gene encoding cytochrome bd-I oxidase subunit CydX; its protein translation is MWYFAWILGTGLAALAAVLNGMWFEARESERGQPRQ
- the cydB gene encoding cytochrome d ubiquinol oxidase subunit II — encoded protein: MDFILLDYTTLRVIWWLLLGVLLSGYAVMGGFDLGVSTLLPLVARNDAERRLVINTIGPVWEGNQVWLILGGGAIFAAFPPLYAVSFSGFYLAMFLILFALILRPVGFKFRGKLVDQRWRTTWDWALFIGGCIPALIMGVAVGNVLLGVPFHFDDSMRIFYTGNLFGLLTPFALLAGLLSVAMLMAHGAAMLVLKTDGPVADRAARFGSIAALCAVALFAAGGAWVAFGLPGYAVTSLLATDAPTNPLAKTAALTAAGGWLQNYSSMPATLMAPLVGLVGFAMNALLLRVRRGGLALIASGCAIVGIILTIGFALFPFLLPSSTAPRMSLTLWDASSSRLTLWIMLLATAVFMPIVLAYTSWVYRVLKGKVTADELSANPNAY
- a CDS encoding cytochrome ubiquinol oxidase subunit I; this encodes MIDSTVVELSRLQFAVTAMYHFIFPPLTMGLSFLLGIMESVYVMTGKQIWRRMTMFWGVLFGINFAMGVGTGIVMEFEFGMNWSYYSHYVGDIFGAPLAIEGLMAFFLEATFLGLFFLGWNRLSKVQHLVTTWLVALGSNFSALWILIANGWMQNPAGAVFNPDTMRMEVVDFMAVLFNPVAQAKFVHTVSAGYVLGAVFVMSISAFYLLRGKHVEMARRSFAVAAAFGLLSSLSVVVLGDESGYAANEHQKMKLAAIEAMWETEAAPADFTAFGIPNQQTHRNDYAIKIPYLMGLIATRSLDEPIPGILELVGRAEHRIRGGQIAYGALERVRANKDDAEARKVFDAHWQDLGHGLLLKRYRDDIGNATPEQIAQAAMDTVPRVLPLFWTFRIMAAIGIYLIVFFAVAFWFACKHNFQDKRWFLTLALWTLPLPWIAIECGWFVAEYGRQPWAVEGLLPTFYAASGLDLYEIVLTLVGFTALYTTLLVIAIKLSLKTIRKGPDALFPPAYQGTSPNTTSPHASSPSAPLSTGALAGGAP
- the cydD gene encoding thiol reductant ABC exporter subunit CydD yields the protein MRCLLGSDVSQPSVRASETPAQRRQRGQWLDALAAPAARAKRLAGMAVALSGVLLLAQAAAIAWLLQAVLVQHLSLLHLRDVGVGLLAVLLGRALLNAWAQSLTGEVADVAKRELRARIARRLVQHGPVWLRRQRSGELGELSLAHTDALEGYFVGYQLARTEMMLVPPLILIAVFSVDWVVGLVLLLTAPLIPFFMMLVGWGAEAAGREQLGELARMGGHFADRLKGLGLLRVYGRGEAELSGIAAAAEGVRERSLKVLRIAFLSSTVLEFFASVSVAIVALYFGLSYLGMLDLHGLPTLGAGMFCLLLAPEFFAPLRRLAAHYHDRANALAAVAEAERLLEGFEPPASTQAATVPPRALEPAQAHAPLLQARGVALRPPGAPHVVVEDFSLILQPGQRVAVIGASGSGKSTLLEGLAGWLAPEAGSIVLRPGARIGYATQRPYLFHGSIADNLRLADPQASDARLHAVADAAQVMRFAAQLPAGLDTVIGERGFGLSGGEARRVALARLLLREPDLLLLDEPTAFLDPDTEAELLRTLGVFARGRAVILATHSAAVMRWADTVIDLRGVTVAAELP
- the cydC gene encoding thiol reductant ABC exporter subunit CydC, whose product is MCAASPSQRSCHEQHAPDRLRDVFRRHAWRLLLSALLVLVTMLAGVGLLGLSGSFLTAAALAGVAGMGTGFNFFSPSAGIRALTFARIVSRYGEKLIGHDATLRIARDLRVWFFRRALPLAPGRLSATRTGDLLARLMSDIGEVDGLSVRALAPLTALLGIWLAGVMASALIYPPAALLLMVLGVVIGGVVPWQVARGGAQREQLRAQQRTALRTQAFEGLEGAADLTAVDAQGAWLHQVDAAAAAVVDGDRIQRRRLIGGNLLHAVCGGIGLAGMLWLGLSATERGLIAAEMASGLVFLTMALLEVWAGAGLALQALQSARVAVKRLQSIVDQAPSVVDPPHATDAPRSGTLQLHQVSFAWPGSVRPVLQALDLTLAPGERIAISGDSGSGKSTLSALLLRLWDPQAGQVTYADIDLCQFAQTQWHRRIAWLPQNAPVFAGTLRENLLIGDASASDAAMWTVLDQVRLGEWATAQNGLDTWVGENGATLSAGQARRLALARALLRDAPILLLDEPTDGLDVDTAHALLLDLSTALGERSLVMITHDSVPAGVVQRRYRMRAGVLEPLL
- a CDS encoding DUF1294 domain-containing protein yields the protein MQRRRDLPQRGGLPRKTLAMLFLIGMAAMVATGRLPALLALWYAVASVLAMILYRRDKTAAQRGRRRTPEATLHIIALLGGWPGALLAQALFRHKSSKTAFQLRFWIIVVVNVAMLFLALRQPALMAALHALLN